The window AAACAAGCAACTACAGTTAGGCTGTGGTCTTTCTGAATTTTGTATGCAATTTCATGGGTGGTGTTGTACAATGCCATAtaacatattttcatatattcagGTAGTTGCTCCATCGCATCAAGATCCCACCTGTAAATATCAATACTATCAAGTTGGATTTTTAATTTGGCTACTTGAGTTTTAATTCAAAGAAATGTTAAATGCAAACCTTTTGATTGCCTTAGTAAAAAGAACAAGTTCATCTAATGTTCCGTAAGTGTCGAACACATCATCTATAACTTGTAAAACGCAGATGGCTTTTGCAAGTTCAATGCGGCAACTTGAATGACGAGGTTCTGGAAAAATCCCCAATGCCCATAAGAAACACTCTCTTGGTCCATCTCTTCCAAAACCAAGTCTTTCAATAAGTCCCAAGTCTTTCCACCACCTgatcaaaacaaagaaacaatcTTATGTTGCACATTTAAAGCATTTGTTCCTTAATTTTCATGTGACAATAAATTGAAAACGGTAAGAATAAAATAGTGAAAAACataatttgcaaaattaagGGTATGCTTGatttccttctcattttttagttaaaaaaaactattttctaaaCCAATTCAACATTAATCCACATTAACCAATTTCTCATCTAAAATCTATTTTgttccaaaaattattttcaaaacaaatgttttaaaagccaaaaactaAACTAATTGGGAGATTTTTTCTCATTCTCTTATGTTATTTTGTAGTCTTAGCTCAAAATTGTGGGTCATTAGATGTGATGCTACATGTAATGAGACATGGCCTATGTCCGTTTTgcctaaatatatttataaatttaaaaacaagttttgagaATAGAAATCAAGCAAACCAAATAGTAGCTGACAATATATTTGGATGTAGATTAAACATATACCATTTATTGTATAATCTTCTAATTCCATCTTAATTCCCATTTTAACTCAAACTAACCACACCCTTGATCAAACTATTTGTCATTATGATTATGTGGAAAACAAAATTACCTCGAGATCTCTGCTAATTCTTTTTGGTGCATCGATTGAATCATGTCATAGTCTAGCCTTGCCAATTCTAGAAGAGCTGGTATTTGGTTGCTTGCTTGGCTATATTCTACCATGTAGTTTTTGGCTTCCAACCCAACCATTCTTTGGTGCCTTGGAAGCTTTAAGGCTTCAGCGACTATACTTCTTACTTTAGGGCTTAGGTGTGGGAGTGATTGACACAGATGAGCCCTTGAGTAGTCCATTGCTTGTTGTAGTACTTCTTCGCCTTTTGCACCTAAATATGATGCCTCATACAAACTTAACATGCCCCAAATGTCTCTGGTGACAGATTCCTTGAAATTCCCACTCTTGTccaaaaatttgttgaaaacatcTTTAGTCAATCAACAAATACATAATCAAATTAGCATGTTTGGGTAACAACATTTAGGTAGATAGATACCGATATAaaggcaaaataaaaatataatccaTGGAGAGAGGCtagtgaataatatttttataatacatcTTTAATATTCAAACAACATCATTCATGgaagtttaaaaaattgaatagaatTGAATTCTCCCTTgtttaaaataaacacaaacaacTTAAACAAGTTTACTAAGCGCAACACAAATAATGGTGAATCATTCTACAATTATTTTAGcatgtaattttctttttccgTTGTAGCATTTGGAAGAAGAGAATAAGAGacaattaaaattcaatataatgTCCAATTAAATGGCTAATAAATGTACCAGAACATGTAGGCCAACCATTATGCCTAAGCAAGCGGAATTGAAGAGCTGTGGCAAAAAGGTCTTCGGCAGTGTCCCAATCCCCTACCCTTCCAAGCTGTAAGTTGATTTCCTTTTCGAAATGGTGCTCAATTCCTAACTTTTGGATGGTGTCAATTATCTTCAATGTTCTCAATGGATCACTTGAGTTTAACAATGCCTCTTGGCCTTTTCTTATAACTTGATCCAAATCTTTCGTACCAAGATAAGTTTGACTAGGCACCTGCTAGCACCAACACGAGAAAATCAAATGAAGGAAAAATAGTGAAAATTATGAAAGTGTAGTCACTTTATTGTGTTACACTGTTACTgatgtttttttgtcaattaTGAAAGTGTAGTCACTTTATCGTCTTTACTCGTTCCAAGCGTTTATCCAAAAACATGAAAGGATGAACCACATTTTAACCTGACATTCCCTGTAGTATTACAATGACTTTGACTTTTCAAGGGGCAACTGTAGGCTTGGAAATTAATAGCGTATATAGTTCCACGTTTACTTTGTTTCAACGTGATTCCAGCGTGTCGTGTTTTCTTTATTTAGAAagaactgtttttttttttccttctttatttgttactcccatcttttcattttatgtgccattttaaaatatttatctatccgaaattatttatgtttttaataatacatttattcagtataagaattaaatgcactaataaatatataattaatcatttatataataaaatatattttaatcaaatgaAATTCTTTATCATGAAAgttgattgataaaattaattattctttttttaatagtggCTGCAATTATTTTTATGGGAGACAATTTTACTTAAGTTGTGGAAGAtcacacataatttaaaaatcatctataattcaattatataaaaaaatgacagcATATCTAAATCATCTATAAcaatattatcaatatataagGAGAATACATTCctttaattttcacattttattaaattattttatcttttacttgcTTTCATAATTACTCACTACTTCGTTACACTTTCTCCCATACGGTTTccaataaaaaagatttttgtttaatttcttaaaatactaGTTAACATGACCATtatctctataaaaaaaaatagttaacaaGACCATTGGTATGGAAACACGTTTCCCTACTACATTATAGACGATATTCTTTCtagttctttcattttattttataaaaaatataaagaaaagatgTTTCCTGTTAGGAAGAAGATGCAGTAGTAGGCCAAGAAGAGCACCATGCTGATTCATCTTAGGAAGAACACTGTCATAGTAGTTAGTTACAACCATATAGAGGTTGTTAGGTCCACTACCTTGTTACTGGtttgttaaataatttgttaGGAATGTAATATGAAGGCAGTGTATAAAAGGAAAGTTGAGGAATGAATATTGCAGAGAAGAATTCATATTAGTAGCTTGTAAGGAGGTTTTGGTCCTCGAAACCAAGTAGTTCAGTCTTTCTCTCCTACCTCTGCTAATAACAATTGGTTCGACCTGTCGCTCTTCAATGATGTACGCCAAACTTTTTGCCGCCTGCGTGGACTGCCTCGGGGCCGCCAAGGCCAAACTCGCTGCAGCCCAAGCTTCCATGGATTCCAAACTTGATGCCATTCTCCTGAAATTGAATACCATGATACCCAGACAACCCTCTCCATCTTCTTCCTTTGCGAAGTCACCACCCCTAGTCGGCACCATGCCGCCTCTACTTCCTAAGGTAACTAGCCAACTTTTCCCATCTTCTTCCTTTACAAAGCCACCACCAACAGCAGCAACCACGTCGCCTCCACCAACAGCAGAAATCACGTCGCCTCCCTTTCCCATGGCAGCTTCCCACCTTCCCGTTAACTCCAAACACCATGCACTCTCCTCTGACCCCCTTTGGGCCGCCAGTCACCAGTCCCGCACAGAGCCCCCCAACCGCTGCATCCTTCCCTTCAACATCCGCTTCTCCCTTTTTGTTGTGTGTGTCGTCACAATCAGGGACACAAATCTCCACCAacccttcctcctcctcctcctccttctcctcttcGCCATTCTCGTCACTCTCAAATGGCTCTGTCTTCGCAACAATCTTCAAGCACTAATTTCTACACCCACTTTCATTTGGGATCTAGGTTCTGTTTTCTGCACTCAACACCTTAAGGCAAGGTGTTTTTGATGGGTTAGGGAATGTTAGGAAGAAAATACAGCAGTAGGCCAAGAGGAGCACCACGCTGGTTCAGCTTAGAAAAAACACTACCATAATAGTTAGTTACAACCATATAGAGGTTGTTAGGTTCACTACTAGTTTGTTACTGGTTTGCTAAATAATTTGTTAGGAATGTAATATGAAGACAGTATATAAAAGGAAAGTTGAGGAATGAATAAAATAGAGAAGAATTCAGATTAGTAACTTGTAAGGAGGTTTTAATCCTCGAAACTAAATAGTTTAGTCTTTCTCCCCTACCCATGCTAATAACATTTTCCTACTACATTATAGTTTCATTTCTTAATGTTGCCACACAACTAAGTTTTGAAGATCTTCACAAGGTTTGTTTAACGGAATAAACACATCACTATCCAAAACAACATTTCATGCATGCTTTAGAAGgagaaaatattgtaaaaatagTACCTTGTCACTAAAAGCAACGGACTTGATGGATAATTTATTTGGCACCATTCCTATTTTTGATGATTGCAACGATAAGTTCCATGGTTGATAAATGGATGGCCTTGAATTGTTACTAGCAAGTGAGCTTGTAAACGATGAAACTCTAAGTTTTGTAAATGCCATTGCATTTAAAGACATTGGCGCGTCAACTTTGGGTATGTTGCTGCTATAAAGGACTAGGTGTCCCGATAGAATGATAGAACCAAATGGCTTTGTGGCACTATATAGAAGAGACTGCTTTCAGCTCCTCTCGCCAGTCCCCACTCCTCGAGAAAAAAATGTCCTGCCACATGTGGCTAAAAATtagttggataaaaaaaattgaattgaattagtgttaaactattttaatcaattaaattttatattcaaatagtTAAACCGGTTTAGAAtattgaaaatcaaattatttttaaaaaattgattctaaatcaaattaatttttaattaattttaaacttattttaagaa of the Glycine max cultivar Williams 82 chromosome 13, Glycine_max_v4.0, whole genome shotgun sequence genome contains:
- the TPS20 gene encoding probable terpene synthase 11, encoding MSLNAMAFTKLRVSSFTSSLASNNSRPSIYQPWNLSLQSSKIGMVPNKLSIKSVAFSDKVPSQTYLGTKDLDQVIRKGQEALLNSSDPLRTLKIIDTIQKLGIEHHFEKEINLQLGRVGDWDTAEDLFATALQFRLLRHNGWPTCSDVFNKFLDKSGNFKESVTRDIWGMLSLYEASYLGAKGEEVLQQAMDYSRAHLCQSLPHLSPKVRSIVAEALKLPRHQRMVGLEAKNYMVEYSQASNQIPALLELARLDYDMIQSMHQKELAEISRWWKDLGLIERLGFGRDGPRECFLWALGIFPEPRHSSCRIELAKAICVLQVIDDVFDTYGTLDELVLFTKAIKRWDLDAMEQLPEYMKICYMALYNTTHEIAYKIQKDHSLTVVACLKITWIDLIEAYLKEANWFNNKHVPTFQQYLDNGVISSGSYLALVHATFLIGDDLSKETIFMMNPYPRLFSCSGKILRLWDDLGTSRDEQERGDNACSIQCLMKQNNISDENVARKLIRQLIDNLWPELNGLTMTTNLPLSVMRASLNMARTSQVIYRHGDDQNMPTVDEHVQTLLFTPSINYRDENDINHVI